One genomic segment of Tubulanus polymorphus chromosome 4, tnTubPoly1.2, whole genome shotgun sequence includes these proteins:
- the LOC141904482 gene encoding lipoyl amidotransferase LIPT1, mitochondrial-like, with amino-acid sequence MNFMNTNRKFITKVSKFCWFFKRLTSTITAESQTAANAKPKRHKVFIFESTNVFANLAIEHWLYENSLSEDNVLLLWRNKPCVVIGRHQNPWVECDLNFARWNNISIARRQSGGGAVYHDLGNLNCTFLTPRQSYDKKANLKLIVDALKEKWNLNVSISGRDDILLDGDSKTDILSNATASISSKVKLLSDVEPRITFKDLTSTISQRYIAHNSLSEKDIHRINPDEGKFVGLKNIEDNLSSWKWIFAKTPKFTVDWSFPTVLNNSMNAVFNVKLDIEKGRVNYFEHELVVLSTGEKIGDQSPLKPFLVGMELSDKGFNECYNVDKLKPSTSQYNRDLYDKFVQELMLRIKRELIY; translated from the exons TGCTGCGAACGCTAAGCCAAAGAGGCACAAGGTATTCATTTTTGAGTCGACAAACGTTTTCGCAAATTTAGCGATTGAACATTGGCTTTACGAGAATTCACTGAGTGAAGATAACGTACTGTTATTATGGCGAAACAAACCCTGCGTCGTGATCGGCCGACATCAAAATCCGTGGGTCGAATGCGATTTGAATTTTGCGAGATGGAATAATATCAGTATCGCTCGTCGTCAGAGCGGGGGTGGGGCGGTCTATCACGATCTCGGAAATCTGAATTGTACGTTTTTGACGCCGCGTCAAAGTTATGATAAGAAAGCGAATTTGAAGCTGATCGTAGACGCTTTGAAGGAGAAATGGAACTTGAATGTTTCCATTTCAGGTCGTGATGATATACTGTTAGATGGTGATAGTAAA actGATATTTTGAGTAACGCGACTGCCAGTATTTCGTCAAAAGTCAAACTTTTATCCGATGTTGAACCAAGAATTACATTCAAAGACCTGACATCAACTATAAGCCAACGATACATAGCACACAATTCCTTATCT GAGAAAGATATTCACCGCATAAATCCTGATGAAGGAAAATTTGTGGGCCTGAAAAACATCGAAGACAATCTTAGCAGTTGGAAGTGGATATTTGCGAAGACTCCTAAATTTACGGTTGATTGGAGTTTTCCTACTGTTCTAAATAACTCGATGAATGCGGTATTCAACGTGAAATTGGATATCGAAAAAGGTCGTGTGAACTATTTCGAACATGAACTTGTGGTTTTGTCAACTGGAGAAAAAATCGGTGATCAGAGTCCCTTAAAACCGTTTCTCGTCGGAATGGAATTATCGGATAAAGGATTTAATGAATGTTATAATGTTGATAAACTGAAACCCAGCACTAGTCAATATAATAGAGATTTATATGATAAATTTGTACAAGAATTGATGCTCAGAATAAAAAGAGAACTGATTTATTGA